From a region of the Microbacterium sp. nov. GSS16 genome:
- a CDS encoding immune inhibitor A domain-containing protein → MAATSAFVIAAAGLTALGSATATAAPSPDSRAPLAAPEIGAGEYYMNYVAPRTDSIVEVPADTPIADTSGRQKRSVSGKALERAEAHDQKFAQGNPKAAAQLAKTEAKSLKTGKSPKQLKKAKTTQQAKLLTILVEFDGTDDFSDLYVPTEFGATDCKPGSVQSPTLHNNIPNPADSEHLDNNSMWVPDFSSEHFNKMLFTEEGITERVRTDLTGPDGKPGFDISGYTMKNMYEEMSRGGYSLSGSATEWVTVPHSEGYYGATVCHKNDAGEWEAGAMQDMQGHPDNPLGPGQLPIDAVAAVAAQNPDFPWADYDIEDQGDRDGDGNVLEPDGVIDHVVLVHAGADKSGGGGAEGTYAIWAHSSAVAGGATIPGTDLKISNYIVQPEDSGVGVFAHEYGHDLGLPDLYDTSNAGNSDIDFWDLMSSGSHSGPIFQSMPTHMGLWDKWILGWVEPEVVNPGERSRTIKVGQTSRPKKGTEDGIKVNLPDKKIVLTTPHSGADMWYSGADQSWADVTLSRSIDDVPADARFWMWNDYVIEEDWDFGFVEVSTDGGKTWGEQKVYDEAGNLVSTDDGYSDPNGRLKDFGGKKYGLTGSTDGWRHDYIDLTAFAGQDIQVRLRQATDAAFEERGWFADDFALTSAGTAVWTDDVESGDNGWTAAVNTWTDTTGTGWHHDSGTQIKAQYYLVEWRNLDGFDEGLKYGYTTVYSDEAWKVEKVPYNAPGALVWYRDTTYGDTNHVAANHTALPSWGAKGGLLLVDSHFDPLRRTGAQAAMDPSPLKNISSRAQSSNAAFGTQPTYSFKDCSVDGNYNEACTTLAPQPAVSTFTDDKGWVPGIEVRGEDLYYRLRDASVVVPSVGDAPYTTRVVNADGSPATDLYGLDLGGTVLGSGNPADAGVGYGTVITVKKSMQHDTAALISVTPPQVK, encoded by the coding sequence GTGGCTGCAACGTCCGCCTTCGTGATCGCAGCCGCGGGCCTCACGGCCCTCGGCAGCGCGACCGCGACGGCGGCCCCGTCGCCCGACAGCAGGGCGCCACTGGCGGCGCCCGAGATCGGAGCCGGCGAGTACTACATGAACTACGTCGCTCCGCGTACCGACAGCATCGTCGAGGTGCCCGCCGACACGCCGATCGCCGACACGAGTGGTCGGCAGAAGCGCTCGGTGAGCGGAAAGGCACTCGAGCGGGCCGAAGCCCACGACCAGAAGTTCGCTCAGGGCAACCCCAAGGCAGCAGCGCAGCTGGCCAAGACCGAGGCGAAGTCCCTGAAGACGGGAAAGAGCCCCAAGCAGCTGAAGAAGGCGAAGACCACACAGCAGGCGAAGCTGCTCACCATCCTCGTCGAGTTCGATGGCACCGACGACTTCAGCGACCTGTACGTGCCCACCGAGTTCGGTGCCACCGACTGCAAGCCGGGCAGCGTGCAGAGTCCGACGCTGCACAACAACATCCCGAACCCGGCCGACAGCGAGCACCTCGACAACAACTCGATGTGGGTGCCGGACTTCTCGAGTGAGCACTTCAACAAGATGCTGTTCACCGAAGAGGGCATCACCGAGCGAGTGCGCACAGATCTGACGGGTCCCGACGGCAAGCCCGGCTTCGACATCTCGGGCTACACCATGAAGAACATGTACGAGGAGATGTCCCGGGGCGGATACTCGCTCAGCGGATCCGCGACCGAGTGGGTCACGGTGCCGCACTCCGAGGGCTACTACGGCGCCACCGTCTGCCACAAGAACGACGCCGGCGAATGGGAGGCCGGGGCGATGCAGGACATGCAGGGGCACCCCGACAACCCGCTCGGACCGGGTCAGCTGCCGATCGACGCCGTCGCCGCCGTGGCGGCTCAGAATCCCGACTTCCCCTGGGCCGACTACGACATCGAAGACCAGGGCGACCGTGACGGCGACGGCAACGTGCTCGAGCCGGACGGCGTGATCGACCACGTCGTGCTCGTGCACGCCGGCGCCGACAAGTCCGGCGGCGGCGGGGCCGAGGGCACCTACGCCATCTGGGCGCACTCCTCGGCTGTGGCCGGCGGTGCGACGATCCCCGGCACCGATCTGAAGATCTCCAACTACATCGTGCAGCCCGAGGACTCGGGGGTGGGCGTGTTCGCCCACGAGTACGGCCACGACCTGGGTCTGCCCGACCTGTACGACACGTCGAACGCCGGCAACTCCGACATCGACTTCTGGGATCTGATGAGCTCGGGCTCGCACTCGGGTCCGATCTTCCAGTCGATGCCCACGCACATGGGACTCTGGGACAAGTGGATCCTCGGCTGGGTCGAGCCGGAGGTCGTGAACCCCGGCGAGCGCTCGCGCACGATCAAGGTCGGCCAGACCTCGCGCCCCAAGAAGGGCACCGAGGACGGCATCAAGGTGAATCTGCCCGACAAGAAGATCGTGCTGACGACCCCGCACAGCGGTGCGGATATGTGGTACTCCGGCGCCGACCAGAGCTGGGCCGACGTGACGCTCAGCCGCTCGATCGACGACGTGCCGGCAGACGCACGGTTCTGGATGTGGAACGACTACGTCATCGAAGAGGACTGGGACTTCGGCTTCGTCGAGGTGTCGACCGACGGCGGCAAGACGTGGGGCGAGCAGAAGGTCTACGACGAGGCCGGCAACCTGGTCTCGACCGACGACGGCTACTCCGACCCGAATGGTCGCCTGAAGGACTTCGGCGGCAAGAAGTACGGTCTCACCGGATCCACCGACGGATGGCGCCACGACTACATCGATCTGACCGCGTTCGCCGGTCAGGACATCCAGGTGCGTCTGCGCCAGGCGACCGACGCGGCGTTCGAAGAGCGCGGTTGGTTCGCCGACGACTTCGCGCTGACCAGCGCGGGCACCGCCGTGTGGACCGACGATGTCGAATCCGGCGACAACGGCTGGACGGCCGCCGTCAACACCTGGACCGACACGACCGGGACCGGCTGGCACCACGACAGCGGCACGCAGATCAAGGCGCAGTACTACCTGGTCGAGTGGCGCAACCTCGACGGCTTCGACGAGGGCCTGAAGTACGGCTACACCACCGTGTACAGCGACGAGGCATGGAAGGTCGAGAAGGTGCCGTACAACGCACCGGGCGCGCTGGTCTGGTACCGCGACACCACCTATGGCGACACCAACCACGTCGCCGCCAACCACACGGCCCTGCCGAGCTGGGGTGCCAAGGGCGGCCTGCTGCTCGTCGACAGCCACTTCGACCCGTTGCGCCGCACCGGCGCACAGGCCGCGATGGACCCGTCGCCGTTGAAGAACATCTCCAGCCGTGCACAGAGCTCGAATGCGGCGTTCGGCACCCAGCCGACGTACTCGTTCAAGGACTGTTCGGTCGATGGGAACTACAACGAGGCGTGCACCACGCTCGCGCCACAGCCGGCGGTGAGCACCTTCACCGACGACAAGGGCTGGGTGCCCGGCATCGAGGTCCGCGGTGAGGACCTCTACTACCGACTGCGCGACGCCTCGGTCGTCGTGCCGTCGGTCGGCGACGCCCCGTACACCACTCGCGTGGTGAACGCGGATGGCTCCCCGGCGACAGACCTCTACGGTCTCGATCTGGGCGGCACCGTGCTGGGCAGCGGCAACCCGGCTGACGCGGGCGTCGGCTACGGCACGGTGATCACCGTCAAGAAGTCGATGCAGCACGACACCGCAGCCCTCATCTCGGTCACGCCTCCCCAGGTCAAGTGA
- a CDS encoding CoA-acylating methylmalonate-semialdehyde dehydrogenase has product MTHTIPHFIGGTHVEATGGRMADVFDPSTGGVQARVPLATTDEVRAAIDVAEAAQPDWAATNPQKRARVLMRFVDLVNRDMDEIARLLSSEHGKTFEDAKGDVQRGLEVIEFCIGAPHLLKGEYSTGVGTGIDVYSMRQPLGVVAGITPFNFPAMIPLWKAGPAIACGNTYVLKPSERDPSVPVKLAELFVEAGLPAGVFNVVHGDKEAVDALITDPRIQAVGFVGSTPIAEYIYTTATANGKRAQCFGGAKNHLIVMPDADLDQVADALMGAGFGSAGERCMAISVAVPVGEETADALAAKLTERVAELKVGPSLEAGVDYGPLVTRDAVNRVTGYIQQGVDEGATLLADGRGFSVDGHEEGFYLGPTLFDHVTTDMAIYREEIFGPVLVIARAADYEEALAMASDHEYGNGVSIFTRDGDAARDFTARVNVGMVGVNVPIPVPIAYFTFGGWKRSGFGDLNQHGTDAFRFYTKTKTVTSRWPSHGVRDGASFVIPTMS; this is encoded by the coding sequence ATGACTCATACGATCCCCCATTTCATAGGCGGAACGCACGTCGAAGCCACCGGCGGACGCATGGCCGACGTGTTCGACCCGAGCACAGGCGGCGTGCAGGCCAGAGTCCCGCTCGCCACGACCGATGAGGTCAGGGCCGCGATCGACGTCGCCGAGGCGGCGCAGCCCGACTGGGCCGCGACCAACCCGCAGAAGCGCGCCCGCGTGCTCATGCGCTTCGTCGACCTTGTGAACCGCGACATGGACGAGATCGCCCGCCTGCTCTCGAGCGAACACGGCAAGACCTTCGAAGACGCCAAGGGTGACGTGCAGCGCGGGCTTGAGGTCATCGAGTTCTGCATCGGAGCCCCGCACCTGCTCAAGGGGGAGTACTCCACCGGCGTCGGCACCGGCATCGACGTCTACTCGATGCGCCAGCCGCTGGGCGTGGTGGCGGGCATCACGCCATTCAACTTCCCCGCCATGATCCCGCTGTGGAAGGCCGGGCCTGCCATCGCTTGCGGCAACACCTACGTGCTCAAGCCCAGCGAGCGCGACCCCTCCGTGCCGGTCAAGCTCGCCGAGCTCTTCGTCGAGGCGGGTCTTCCCGCCGGCGTCTTCAACGTCGTGCACGGCGACAAGGAGGCGGTGGATGCGCTGATCACCGACCCGCGCATCCAGGCGGTCGGCTTCGTCGGCTCCACCCCGATCGCCGAGTACATCTACACGACCGCGACCGCCAACGGCAAGCGCGCCCAGTGCTTCGGCGGGGCGAAGAACCACCTCATCGTGATGCCTGACGCCGACCTCGATCAGGTAGCCGACGCCCTGATGGGCGCCGGATTCGGCTCGGCGGGCGAGCGCTGCATGGCGATCTCGGTCGCGGTGCCGGTGGGGGAGGAGACAGCGGATGCCCTGGCGGCCAAGCTCACCGAGCGCGTCGCCGAGCTGAAGGTCGGCCCATCGCTCGAGGCGGGGGTGGACTACGGCCCGCTCGTCACACGGGATGCCGTAAACCGGGTCACCGGCTACATCCAGCAGGGCGTCGACGAGGGCGCCACTCTGCTCGCCGACGGCCGCGGCTTCTCCGTCGACGGCCATGAGGAGGGCTTCTACCTCGGCCCCACCCTGTTCGATCACGTCACCACCGACATGGCGATCTACCGCGAGGAGATCTTCGGCCCGGTGCTCGTCATCGCGCGCGCCGCCGATTACGAAGAGGCCCTGGCGATGGCATCCGACCACGAATACGGCAACGGCGTGTCGATCTTCACCCGCGACGGCGACGCCGCGCGCGATTTCACCGCGCGCGTGAACGTCGGCATGGTCGGCGTGAACGTGCCGATCCCGGTGCCGATCGCGTACTTCACCTTCGGCGGATGGAAGCGCAGCGGATTCGGCGATCTGAACCAGCACGGCACCGACGCCTTCCGGTTCTACACGAAGACCAAGACGGTGACGAGCCGCTGGCCCTCGCATGGGGTGCGCGACGGCGCGAGCTTCGTCATCCCCACGATGTCCTAG
- a CDS encoding acyl-CoA dehydrogenase family protein has translation MTMIEPTTVTAEEREAILGAVREFAETELAPFAAERDEKHIFPRESLRRAGELGLGGIYVGEEFGGTALSRTDTVAIFEELAKGDPAVAAYISIHNMVAWMIDTYGDDDQRSQWLPALTAMQEFGGYCLTEPGVGSDAANLATSAVRDGDDYLITGVKQFISGAGEAGVYVVMARTGDQGSGAKGISAFLVPGGAENLSFGANEKKMGWHAQPTRQVIFDGVRVPASALLGEEGRGFAIAMSALNGGRLNIASCSLGGAQWAIEKAVQYVHERVAFGEPLAEKQSILFAIADMRTELQAARLMVRDGAQAVDERAPDATMRCAMAKRFATDAGFEVANRALQLHGGYGYLQDYGLERVVRDLRVHQILEGTNEIMRLIVGREMLRPAGSASMRSAS, from the coding sequence ATGACCATGATCGAACCCACCACCGTCACCGCCGAAGAGCGCGAGGCGATCCTCGGCGCCGTGCGCGAGTTCGCCGAGACCGAACTCGCACCTTTCGCCGCTGAGCGCGACGAGAAGCACATCTTCCCGCGGGAGTCGCTGCGCCGAGCCGGCGAACTGGGCCTGGGCGGCATCTACGTCGGCGAGGAGTTCGGCGGAACCGCGCTGAGCCGCACCGACACCGTCGCCATCTTCGAGGAGCTCGCCAAGGGCGACCCGGCGGTCGCCGCGTACATCTCCATCCACAACATGGTGGCGTGGATGATCGACACCTACGGCGACGACGATCAGCGCTCGCAGTGGCTGCCGGCGCTGACTGCGATGCAGGAGTTCGGCGGCTACTGCCTGACCGAGCCGGGTGTCGGATCGGATGCCGCGAACCTCGCCACCAGCGCCGTTCGCGACGGCGACGACTACCTGATCACGGGTGTGAAGCAGTTCATCTCGGGTGCGGGCGAGGCCGGGGTCTACGTCGTCATGGCGCGCACCGGCGATCAGGGCTCGGGCGCGAAGGGCATCTCGGCGTTCCTCGTGCCTGGCGGCGCCGAGAACCTCAGCTTCGGCGCAAACGAGAAGAAGATGGGCTGGCACGCCCAGCCCACCCGCCAGGTCATCTTCGACGGAGTTCGGGTTCCGGCATCCGCCCTGCTCGGGGAGGAGGGGCGCGGCTTCGCGATCGCCATGTCGGCGCTCAACGGGGGCCGGCTGAACATCGCTTCCTGCTCGCTGGGGGGCGCGCAGTGGGCGATCGAGAAGGCGGTGCAGTACGTGCACGAGCGGGTCGCGTTCGGCGAGCCGCTCGCCGAGAAGCAGTCGATCCTGTTCGCGATCGCCGACATGCGCACCGAGCTGCAGGCCGCGCGCCTTATGGTGCGCGACGGTGCGCAGGCGGTCGACGAGAGGGCTCCGGATGCCACGATGCGCTGCGCCATGGCCAAGCGCTTCGCCACCGATGCGGGCTTCGAGGTCGCCAACCGGGCGCTTCAGCTGCACGGCGGCTACGGCTATCTGCAGGACTACGGCCTCGAGCGGGTGGTGCGCGATCTGCGGGTGCACCAGATCCTGGAGGGGACGAACGAGATCATGCGGCTCATCGTCGGACGCGAGATGCTGCGTCCGGCGGGCTCGGCGTCTATGCGGAGCGCATCATGA
- the mmsB gene encoding 3-hydroxyisobutyrate dehydrogenase, translating into MTRIAFLGLGHMGLPMAVNLVQAGHDVHGFDLVPAAIDAAREAGIPVAASGAQAVADAEVVITMFPAGRHVIAAYQDELLAAAPPGTLFIESSTIAVDEARTAHELAIAAGHRNVDAPVSGGVVGAENGTLAFMVGGSDEDFASALPLLEAMGKRIVHCGGPGLGQAAKVCNNMILAVSQIAVAEAFVLGERLGLEHQALFDVVSQASGQCWSITTNCPVPGPVPTSPANRDYQPGFAGALMAKDLGLALQAIDQTGTDARMGRLAQQLYAAFAAGEGAGRDFSGIITDIREGTV; encoded by the coding sequence ATGACCCGCATCGCCTTCCTGGGGCTCGGGCACATGGGACTGCCCATGGCCGTGAATCTCGTGCAGGCGGGGCACGACGTGCACGGGTTCGACCTCGTGCCCGCCGCGATCGACGCCGCGCGCGAGGCGGGCATCCCGGTCGCCGCCAGCGGCGCCCAGGCGGTGGCGGATGCCGAGGTCGTGATCACGATGTTCCCGGCCGGCAGGCACGTGATCGCCGCATACCAGGACGAGCTGCTCGCGGCGGCGCCGCCGGGGACCCTGTTCATCGAATCGTCGACCATCGCCGTAGACGAGGCGCGCACCGCGCACGAACTGGCGATCGCCGCGGGACACCGCAATGTTGACGCACCCGTCTCGGGCGGAGTGGTGGGCGCCGAGAACGGCACACTCGCTTTCATGGTCGGCGGCTCCGACGAGGACTTCGCCTCGGCGCTGCCGCTGCTCGAGGCGATGGGCAAGCGCATCGTGCACTGCGGCGGGCCGGGCCTCGGTCAGGCGGCGAAGGTGTGCAACAACATGATCCTCGCGGTGTCGCAGATCGCGGTCGCTGAGGCGTTCGTGCTCGGCGAGCGACTCGGTCTCGAGCATCAGGCGCTGTTCGACGTGGTCTCACAGGCATCCGGTCAGTGCTGGTCGATCACGACCAACTGCCCGGTCCCTGGGCCGGTGCCGACCAGCCCGGCCAACCGCGACTACCAGCCCGGCTTCGCCGGAGCGCTCATGGCGAAGGATCTCGGCCTCGCGCTGCAGGCGATAGACCAGACCGGAACGGATGCCAGGATGGGCCGTCTCGCGCAGCAGCTGTACGCCGCATTCGCGGCGGGCGAGGGTGCGGGTCGCGACTTCTCGGGCATCATCACCGACATCCGCGAGGGCACGGTCTGA
- a CDS encoding enoyl-CoA hydratase-related protein — MSEYETILVEQRGRVGWITLNRPEALNALNGQVSEEVAAAASAFDADDGVGAIVVTGSERAFAAGADIKEMESKTGAEMLDTDHFGAWTRFAAVRTPVIAAVSGYALGGGCELAMMCDIILAADTATFGQPEINLGVVPGMGGTQRLIRAVGYYKAAELILSGRLIKADEAERIGLVSRIVPAADLLAEATSLAETIASKSLPSLYAAKATLDAAMETTLEAGLDVEKRQFAALFDTADQKEGMAAFREKRPPHFQHR; from the coding sequence ATGTCCGAGTACGAGACGATCCTTGTCGAACAGCGAGGACGGGTGGGCTGGATCACCCTCAACCGGCCGGAGGCGCTGAACGCCCTGAACGGCCAGGTCTCCGAGGAGGTCGCCGCAGCGGCATCCGCCTTCGATGCCGACGACGGCGTGGGCGCGATCGTGGTGACCGGCTCAGAGCGCGCGTTCGCCGCGGGCGCTGACATCAAGGAGATGGAGTCGAAGACCGGCGCCGAGATGCTCGACACCGACCACTTCGGCGCTTGGACCCGCTTCGCCGCGGTCAGGACTCCCGTGATCGCCGCCGTGTCGGGATACGCGCTCGGCGGCGGCTGCGAGCTGGCGATGATGTGCGACATCATCCTCGCCGCCGACACCGCCACCTTCGGCCAGCCCGAGATCAACCTCGGCGTCGTGCCTGGGATGGGCGGCACGCAGCGCCTGATCCGCGCGGTCGGCTACTACAAGGCGGCCGAGCTCATCCTGTCGGGCCGGCTGATCAAGGCCGACGAGGCCGAGCGGATCGGACTGGTCTCGCGCATTGTGCCAGCGGCCGACCTGCTCGCCGAGGCGACCTCGCTCGCCGAGACGATCGCATCCAAGTCGCTGCCGTCGCTGTATGCGGCCAAGGCGACTCTGGATGCCGCGATGGAGACCACCCTCGAAGCAGGCCTCGACGTCGAGAAGCGCCAGTTCGCCGCACTCTTCGATACGGCGGACCAGAAGGAGGGGATGGCCGCGTTCCGTGAGAAGCGCCCCCCTCATTTCCAGCACCGATGA
- a CDS encoding putative immunity protein: protein MHALPDDDDLTLSEGDRRELVQWTVACAERMLPLFLAERPNDSRPRDALDAAQAFLRGELGIDEVRERAFACHAAARESKDPNAIAAARVCGQAAAVAHMAGHARQVPRYTAKAFPGDRSRRDEELAWQRMRVPERFDHYVYEGD from the coding sequence ATGCACGCACTGCCTGACGACGACGACCTGACCCTCTCAGAGGGCGACCGCCGCGAGCTCGTGCAGTGGACGGTGGCCTGCGCCGAGCGGATGCTGCCGCTGTTCCTCGCCGAACGACCGAACGACAGCCGTCCCCGCGATGCCCTCGACGCCGCGCAGGCGTTCCTGCGCGGCGAACTCGGCATCGACGAGGTGCGAGAGCGCGCGTTCGCCTGCCACGCCGCAGCCCGCGAATCGAAGGATCCGAACGCCATCGCCGCCGCTCGCGTGTGCGGGCAGGCTGCGGCCGTCGCGCACATGGCCGGGCACGCCAGGCAGGTGCCCCGCTACACGGCCAAGGCGTTCCCGGGCGACCGCTCACGGCGCGACGAGGAGCTCGCCTGGCAGCGGATGCGCGTGCCCGAGCGCTTCGACCACTACGTCTACGAGGGCGACTGA
- a CDS encoding DUF2130 domain-containing protein → MKAELEQARQQNLDITEFESRLEDFKSGFGRNYELAQRKFEGAIKEIDAAIDRLQKVKDALRGSENNLRLANDKATALTVKKLTRGIPTMQDKFAALESVEIEGDEDAA, encoded by the coding sequence GTGAAGGCCGAGCTCGAACAGGCGAGGCAACAAAACCTCGACATCACCGAGTTCGAGTCGAGGCTCGAAGACTTCAAGTCGGGGTTCGGGCGCAACTACGAGCTGGCCCAGCGCAAGTTCGAGGGTGCGATCAAAGAGATCGACGCGGCGATCGACCGCCTCCAGAAAGTCAAAGATGCGCTGCGTGGATCGGAGAACAACCTCCGCCTCGCCAACGACAAAGCCACCGCTCTCACTGTCAAGAAGCTGACCAGGGGCATCCCCACTATGCAGGACAAGTTCGCGGCTCTGGAGAGCGTCGAGATCGAGGGGGACGAGGACGCGGCCTGA
- a CDS encoding exonuclease domain-containing protein yields MDEAMSFAVVDFETTGILPSYHHRVVEIGVTHVEDDGTISYRWETLINPERDLGPQSIHGIRAADILDAPVFSDVAAEFAELLDGRVFAAHNASFDLRFLQAEFERAGYWLDGGTPSVCTMALGANFGLGASASLAYACSIYRIAHGLAHSAGADSHAAAQLLSAYRTTSATWPGWDDYWAATAHAGRSYAYPKGSRTGFALKRRPDGVSVQQSFLERISTDAVRESVDGAEAQYLALLDRCLLDGHISAHEGAQLAEVANELALTRVRIDELHAAYYRSLDERAWADGILTDQERAELAAVASLLQVDAASLESTPNDTTVHERFALEIGDMIVLTGEMTRDRSGWEAELRERGYTPHPSVTKKVKLVVAADPDSLSGKAKKARDYGIPIVNEDGLRALLDA; encoded by the coding sequence ATGGACGAAGCAATGAGCTTCGCTGTCGTCGACTTCGAGACCACAGGCATCCTGCCGTCGTACCACCATCGCGTCGTCGAGATCGGCGTGACCCATGTCGAAGACGACGGCACGATCTCGTATCGCTGGGAGACGCTGATCAACCCCGAGCGAGATCTCGGACCGCAGAGCATCCACGGCATCCGTGCCGCCGATATTCTCGACGCTCCGGTGTTCAGCGACGTCGCCGCCGAGTTCGCCGAGCTGCTTGATGGGCGCGTGTTCGCGGCGCACAACGCGAGCTTCGACTTGCGCTTCCTGCAGGCCGAGTTCGAGCGCGCCGGTTACTGGCTCGACGGGGGCACGCCCAGCGTCTGCACGATGGCACTAGGGGCGAACTTCGGCCTCGGGGCATCCGCATCTCTTGCGTATGCGTGCAGCATCTACCGCATCGCGCACGGACTGGCGCACTCCGCCGGCGCCGACTCGCATGCTGCGGCGCAACTGCTCTCCGCGTACCGCACGACGAGTGCGACGTGGCCCGGGTGGGACGACTATTGGGCCGCGACCGCGCACGCCGGCCGTTCATACGCCTACCCGAAGGGTTCACGCACTGGGTTCGCGCTCAAGCGCCGCCCCGATGGTGTCTCCGTGCAGCAGAGCTTCCTTGAACGAATCTCGACCGATGCTGTCCGTGAGTCGGTCGACGGGGCCGAAGCCCAGTACCTCGCGCTGCTCGATCGCTGCCTCCTTGACGGCCATATCTCGGCGCACGAAGGCGCCCAGCTGGCTGAAGTAGCGAACGAGCTCGCGCTGACGCGTGTGCGCATCGACGAGTTGCACGCGGCGTACTATCGCTCCCTCGACGAACGGGCATGGGCGGACGGCATCCTCACCGACCAGGAGCGGGCAGAATTGGCCGCTGTGGCGTCGCTGCTCCAGGTGGATGCCGCGTCGCTCGAGAGCACGCCCAATGACACGACGGTCCACGAGCGGTTCGCCCTCGAAATCGGTGACATGATCGTCCTGACAGGGGAGATGACCCGCGATCGTTCGGGCTGGGAGGCTGAGCTGCGCGAACGCGGGTATACGCCGCACCCTTCGGTGACGAAGAAGGTGAAGCTCGTCGTCGCCGCCGACCCCGATTCGCTGTCGGGCAAGGCGAAGAAGGCGCGCGACTACGGCATCCCCATCGTCAACGAAGACGGACTGCGCGCGCTGCTCGACGCATGA
- a CDS encoding Fic family protein, which yields MLIDDPALLLGPALAQGALASSRIEGTEASLSEVLSAENADVPIENENLREVANYLRAIEEGAELIKTWPLTLRFFCALHQTLLTDVRGEEKSPGELRRSPVWIGSPNARPETARFIPPHHEDLGALLADWECVGDRTGDLLFGASTTARRRRG from the coding sequence ATGCTCATCGATGACCCGGCTCTGCTGCTCGGACCGGCCCTCGCCCAAGGGGCGCTCGCCAGTTCGCGGATCGAGGGCACTGAGGCATCGCTCAGTGAAGTTCTCTCAGCGGAGAACGCTGATGTGCCCATCGAGAACGAGAACCTGCGTGAGGTCGCCAACTACCTGCGCGCTATCGAGGAGGGGGCCGAACTCATCAAGACGTGGCCGCTGACCCTGAGGTTCTTCTGCGCGCTGCATCAGACACTGCTCACGGACGTTCGCGGTGAGGAGAAGTCGCCCGGCGAGCTGCGGCGGTCCCCAGTCTGGATCGGATCACCGAACGCCCGACCCGAAACCGCACGGTTCATTCCGCCGCACCACGAAGACCTCGGCGCGTTGCTCGCCGACTGGGAGTGCGTCGGCGATCGAACGGGCGATCTCCTTTTCGGCGCGAGTACGACAGCCCGTCGACGGCGCGGGTGA
- a CDS encoding YdeI/OmpD-associated family protein: MSELTLHTVLEPMGPARAIVLDDEQVAALSDAKAFSVVVTIGDRSARLRLARMGGKNLIGFSKAVRAEMGVDLGDEFDVIIGPDAGERTVDVPEVLAAALQADPVTRAVDGLSYSRRKGDRPFDRRRTPSRRATRRGLRGAAE; the protein is encoded by the coding sequence ATGAGCGAGCTGACGCTGCACACCGTTCTCGAGCCGATGGGCCCGGCCAGAGCCATCGTGCTCGACGACGAGCAGGTGGCGGCGTTGAGCGATGCCAAGGCGTTTTCGGTCGTGGTGACGATCGGCGATCGATCGGCCCGACTGCGCCTCGCCCGCATGGGCGGCAAGAACCTCATCGGGTTCAGCAAGGCGGTGCGCGCCGAGATGGGCGTCGACCTCGGCGACGAGTTCGACGTGATCATCGGCCCGGATGCCGGTGAGCGCACCGTCGACGTGCCCGAGGTGCTCGCCGCGGCCCTGCAGGCCGACCCGGTCACCCGCGCCGTCGACGGGCTGTCGTACTCGCGCCGAAAAGGAGATCGCCCGTTCGATCGCCGACGCACTCCCAGTCGGCGAGCAACGCGCCGAGGTCTTCGTGGTGCGGCGGAATGA
- a CDS encoding SRPBCC family protein, which produces MPSFTLERVIPAPPGDVFDVSLDVGLHLMSQRSHGERVASGRTSGRLAEGEQVTWSARHFGLRFRMTSLVFDVERPRRFRDRQVRGPFGSFVHTHEFVPLDGATLMRDTIDFRSPLGPLGRVVDAVAMRRHLIRVMTERNDAISAHFAGAAPSLG; this is translated from the coding sequence ATGCCGTCCTTCACTCTCGAGCGCGTGATCCCCGCCCCGCCGGGGGACGTCTTCGACGTCTCGCTCGACGTCGGACTGCATCTCATGTCGCAGCGCTCACACGGCGAGCGCGTGGCATCCGGTCGCACCTCGGGCCGACTCGCGGAGGGCGAGCAGGTCACCTGGAGCGCCCGGCACTTCGGTCTGCGGTTCCGGATGACCTCGCTCGTCTTCGACGTCGAGCGCCCTCGACGCTTCCGCGACCGTCAGGTGCGCGGACCGTTCGGGTCATTCGTGCACACGCACGAGTTCGTGCCTCTCGACGGCGCCACTCTCATGCGCGACACGATCGACTTCCGCTCTCCGCTCGGCCCGCTGGGGCGAGTCGTGGATGCCGTGGCCATGCGGCGGCACCTGATCCGGGTGATGACCGAGCGCAACGACGCGATCAGCGCCCATTTCGCAGGAGCCGCACCTTCCCTAGGATGA